DNA from Branchiostoma lanceolatum isolate klBraLanc5 chromosome 6, klBraLanc5.hap2, whole genome shotgun sequence:
TCcgattgattatgcaaagtaggacCTAATTTTTATAATGCTTTAATATGAAATGTGACTAGtatcatgcccgtagccaggattttgaatgggggggttctttttaatttttaggggaccagcgagcgccgtaggcgcgagacgagcgccgcaggtgcgagcttcctaggggggtccgggggtatgcccccccgggaaattttaaaatttgaaccttctgatatggcatttcctgtgtttttgagaggatttcaaaggaagaaatcagggacaaagttagcagtttttctaggatttcagctccgttggtgatacaaatagatccaccttgaaaaaaacccttggacgttaaaaagtggacccttgagcgtttcaatttctaagaattgaaccttctgaaagggcatttcctgtgtttttgagagaatttcagaggaaaaatcagagacaaagttttttctaggatcctagcctcagtggcattgctggtgatacaaataagtccaccatgaaaaaaatcttgaacattaaaaagtggaccttcaagcctgtgagagtggaccttcaagccaaagggggggttcgtccgaaccccccgaaccccccctggctacgggcatgagtATGATCATAGAGATTGTGTTCATAGTCAAGTGTGCACACCTCAATTTGGCTGTTACATATACTGTTGTAGGTCAAGGTGACGATGAAGACAACACGAGCCTTGACAGTGGACAGCGGTAATAGAGGTTGTTCACTGAAGGACTCCCCATCAAATCCCTCCGCAGATGGTTCAGCTGCCCTGACCTGTCTGCATATGTAGTActgtacacaacacaacatagggtaggtacatgtaaacaTTTATGCAAACTAGAAAGCCAAATAAAACATACTTAGGCTGTCTTCCTTGTTCCCAACTGAGGAACATTGTCTCTAATCTCCCTAGTAGTGCACATTTTTAACCCTTTGCCTccaaaaaggtatacaaatagaAAGAGGCTCTAGATGCGGCAAAAACACTTGGATCTTTTCCATTACTGCTGTTCTCCAGTAAACACGGGCCTTCTTCCTTTCTATAAACACCTTCTGCTTGGTAATTCAAGGATGTTTTGGAATGTTTCATTTGACATTCTATGGCTTTGACAGGATAAGTGGTGTCTGACTTTTGCTAGCAATGCCACCTATCAGGAAAAGGGACCACTGCAATAAGCTACAGACAGGCTTGTATATACATGATCTGTCAAACTTGTGCAATGAAGTTGATCTGTTAACTGTGAAGCTGAACGACACAAAAATGAAGTTTCTACTTCAGAACTTTTAATGATAATTCGTCTTGTTCTTCACAATTTGCAGGAGACTGTCACCGGACGTCAGGCAAAAGTTTGCTTGTAAGATTAAACTGATGTAAGAGCTGCTGAGATGGCCttcaaacttttgcttggaACAGAACCTACCAATGGGGTATGAACCAAATTCGCAAAACAAGaatagaattcttgcaaattttcttacagacttcctgtatttcaaactctgttaacagattaaggtTTCAAACAATTGATGTACCGGTAAGGATGTGAATTTAACATTGTCTTCTTTGTCCAGTTTATTGATGTACTTGACCGTGATTGTTTTATGAttaaaatatgatgttgaaaatacaagtgtCCCGACGTATTTCAGTTTAACGTTGTTAAACTGCATTTTTTGGATACTTTTTTCAGCGCTATAATCTGAAACACTATATCAATTTTCCTCGGCCTAAATGCACATCTTACTGGTGCACACATGCATGTAGAAGTTTACGGACTCCATCAGGGCAGGGAGCTGGCTATATCACATTTAAACAACTTGTCACACCGAAACCATTCAtatcttattctccaagcagaggtttcgaccagggggctagtagtggctgGGATTTTTAACGAATGGTgggcagcgttaaaaatcccggccactactagcccctgATCGAgacctctacttggagaatatTCATATCTAACTCCAACTGCTATCTAATCATCCATACAATACCatttctacaaaaatatctcAGAAGTCTAATAttaaaaacaatacaaacaacagCTGTGAAGTGGACCAGAGAAAGCACaaatatgtatttcatattctGGTACATTCTACAGTATATGTAGTTCACTTGGAGTGTGCAGAAGGCAGAACAGCTTAACAAATATCATTTCCACTCAAACATGACAGGAATAGTTAGATAAGACACACATGTGAAGGGAAACATGACAGATATTTCAGAGCGGACTGTAAACAGTGTACACATTACGTGCTgaccacatcatcatcatcatcatcacacagTTGTGCTAATGTGCATCTTGCTGTCATGGGCAATTCTTCTCATCTGACAGATTCATTAACCACGTAAGCATTAACATGACAATGTCATCTCAAATCCACGAAAAACAacgggggtgggtgggggtacGAACTCAGTTTCACAACAACCCCAAACCTAGCATCTCTCAACATTTGATATCCAACTATTGTCCTAATGATTCAATATTTTTCAGTATTTTCTTCTTGCCCCCGCCCCCTTCAAGCCCATGAGTCTAGAAAATGTCTCTCAACAGGATGCCATTTCCCAGTGTTAGTGACTGCTTCATTCCTGGTGCTGCATGCTCTAGTCATGTAGGCCAACACGAAACTGTCTTAAAGCTTTACAACACTTCCATGCTTGTTATCATGAATATCTATATGgtacatatttgtttttcattgagTTACGATGAAATGTGACTgtcagtgatacatgtatatggcaccATTTCATGGTTTCCATGGAATTAGAGTTAAATTCCACACAGTGATCAGTATGGGCACAGAACAGTTAGTCAAGCTTGTTCCTTAGCAACTCACAAACCACATGTTGCCTCATTACTGTCACTTCATCCATTGAGAAAATACCAAATTGTCACAAGTTATCACATAAATTCTTCTCTTTTCAACAGAGAGTTGGGAGCAAACGTGAAATCTTAATTACCTTAACACACATCACTTCAAGTTACATGACAAAAATCCAGCGTCTAATTTATGGAATGGTCAACCTTTGGTCAACTGACAGAAAATTGGCACCACTAATTACCTCCATTTCAACGAACTTTAATGAGAAGCCTTCAGACCTCAATTACATGGATAGCGGACACAACCCAGCAGAACTGTTGGGTAGACAAGAGGCCAGACGTTTCATAGTCTGGAACAGCTCAACAGGATGCCTGTGGTAATTGCGTATGGACAGCACTGGATCGTGTAATTACATCCCAAGACATCTATATATGATCTAGATGATAAAAGTTAGACATATCAAAACTTCAGTTGTGGAATTCTTAACGGTAACACACGGAACATGTACAGCATGGCAAACTCCTTCGCATTGGAATTGATTAATATTAGAATTAAACACCAACTTCTATTACTGTGCAGCAACAGTGCAGTGCTGGGAAAGAAGCATGGCATCAAAATCATTACCAGTACATAACAAACAATACCAGGAGAACTGTAAAATACAAGTTGATGCAGCATTTACTATATCAATACTGAAGTGCCCTAGCCTTCAAATAGCCCCTCTGCAACAATTCGCCACTTTACTGAACACTTAGAATTCAGCCAAAGTTTCCAAGAATGGTTATATTTTCACTCCTAACTTTCTTACAACATAAGTAACACATTCTCCATCTCTGGACACTAACTGGTTGCAACTGAGTTCACTTGCCAAGCTTGTATCTCCAACTGTGAGTGTGGGTTCAGCCCAGTGTGAAACTGGAGCCCCCTCCCGGAGGTTGCATCACCTTGGTGCTGGGCCTCTCCGCTGGAGTCTGTCCGTCCATCGGGTTCTCACCTTCGTCGCAGCCGTTTGCAGTTCCATTGGTGGTGTGGGGAGGGTCGTGGGTGATGGGGGGAGCGTCGAAGTCGGGCGAAGCGTAAGTTGCACCAGTTATGGGGTTCACAAGAGCAGCTGTGGAAGAAACGGTGGGGAACAGAGAAACACAATGAAACATCATTCTTGAGTGATTAATCTAACGAATGCTATCTACTCTATCCAAGacatgcagtgttctcaccagaattttttcacagcataggggtcaggtacagaaggccaactttacgcggtgtaAGTCAtgcgtggagtgctgaagacatgaccagagtagggagtctggcatgttcccccggaaaatttgtaaattcatgacCCAATGAGAcgttatttcatgcattttgagggataaattttgtgaagtagagtttgtcctctgtcacagcctcattctaaagccaaatatgaactttttataagatttatgaagggtcacaaggtttgtcccagaaagaaacacccctatgctcaatgaaacacagcataggggtccagatcacagcatagggggtccaaatcacagcatagggggcccctatgctgaaaaggcctggcgagaacattGATGACATGTTTATCAGCTAGCCAACCTGCCTTAGCTATGTAAAGTGAGAGATGATCAGGAAAATAAATCTAACAGGTAGGAGGGACACATGAAACAGTGAGGACAATAAAGTAttaaactactactactactacatgtactagtactacatgaAGTTGGATAGTGTTGCAGACTCAGCCCAGGctcgacatacatgtacatgacagaaATGTACCAGTTGACTGTAAGATGATGTCAAGAGTGTGCCAAAATGTGATGTGTCATATGAGCATGCCAAGATGTTACTATAATTAAATCCAAATTTGGCATTCTGTGAATTGTTACAGAGTTGATTTTCAGTTGATCTTTTAGATATAGGCTGATCTTACATTGCAACTTACATAGTCCTGCCTGTAGTTTCTAAAATGTGAgctttttctttcttatctaATTACAATGAAAAAGGAGTGACAGTCAAGACAGGAGAGAAGTCGAAGCACCTTAAAGAAACAAGCATCAGAGAAAAGTATGTTAGGTCCTTTCCAACATTTGTTTTTTCAGTGACGCGTTTGTGCTTCTTTTATCTTTTGTTAATCATTGAGAGCTGTGCCTTCCTTATCCACTAAATTAACTATAAGAAATTGTTTAGCCTAGGCTTAGAAAACAAATGTAGATAATTTCATGGAAAAATAATGAATTTGTGTTTATATCTATTTATCTTGTATTTTTCTTTACTTTGTCATCTTGTGTGTAGCGGTGTCAAGGTAGAAAAGCCAGATGCCAGTGCCCAAGTTCACATACATATTCACCTCATACAGCAACTCTAATCTTACTAATCTAATCTTTATATACAAAAGGAAACAAGTCAACTCCAGGCAGACCGCTCAACTTCTCACTCTTGCCATGTctagatatatatataactgattcctttttttattatcatatatcaAATCAATTTTTTATAAACATTCAACAATTTGAGCCTTCTTTACAACCTAAATCTAGGCCAGGATCATTTAGATTTACTTtctacttgcttccattcaggACTCCTAAACACAGAACCAGTCATTCACTGTGCTTGGCACATGGAAATAAACTATATCTTTACCTCATTTACCTCTATGGTACAGTAGATGCTAAGATTGGCTTACATTTTCCATTAAATAGGTGCAACTATACGAATCGTGAGTACTTCTGCCCATTGTTATGAATCATGTGCGCCGGGTGCAGAGATGAtctaaatgaatgaattaccATGTAGTGAATGGGCAGACCAGTCAGTTGTCAGGGTTGATGCCGGAAAGAGAAAAACAATAAATGGCTCATTGAGTCAAACACACATGTCAATTTGGGACCACTAACACAACTCACGTGTGCTGAAGTGTGTTCTCATGCAGTGGACAATGGCACCAGGACGCTGAAGTCTTACACATATCCAGATCATGGTTATGTTATCAAAATTATCATGAGCATCAGTTAAATCTAACGCTTTAGTTTGCAGcttatatcatattcataatctCTTAATTTGACACAGCTTATACTACATATATTAGATTTGCATTGACAGCAGCAAGGCATGCAGGCCTTCATACATGCAACTTAAGCTTTTTACccaaaagccttttttttctggagaaacatacatacatagcagTACTGTTTGAGACTTTGACATACATATTCATGTACACCAAACAAACATACCCACCTAAGTCCttccatttctttttatttgttgctGAAGGATACCATAAGACGTTTAACTCACGGGTTCCCCTGACCAGTCGAGAGTGCCTAGGTACAGTGTGCGCCACATTATACAAGTGAACAGACCAACCTGGCTGGACTTACAGTACAGTAGCCGAGGAGCCTGCAGAGGTGCCGGTGGAGGTGAGTAATGTGAATAGCTGAGAGAATAAAACTAAAAGACAGAATAACGAGTACCTGGAGGTAGAGCACATATTGCACATCCCGACGTGACTGTGGACTAGACCTGATACATGTCCCAGCCACCAGCAAGTTCTGACTATTCTGATTACTGGTAATATTACACTATGTCTAGTTTGGATCCTCACTGGTACAGTGTGGTTACAATTAACACAGCTAGATCTATCCTTGTAAGTTTGATGAGGTCTAGATGGTACAATATCACACATGTCCCCACTGTAAAGTAACAACGGCAACTGGAAAAGACTTTGGAACTGGAATACAAACTCCATACAGGACGACAGCACAGAAACATGCATGGTTATTCTGAAGATCACAAATCTGGTGGTCCTACCCTCTAAATTGTTGCCAATTTGAACTTCTGCTTGGATTATTTCAATGCAACAAATGTCTTGCTAAGGAATTGCTTCGTAGTTCTGCATGCACCTTGTCCTGACCACCCTTACATTtcgatgattgacagctgtggaGGACAACCCTCCTGACCTTACAGATGGGGCATCATTACAGGTGACTTGTGTAAGACATTCCAGACCTCATCAAAATTACAAGGATGCATCAGAACTTATAATTATAAATTATAATCCACAACTTTGGGAATACAAACGAACTACTACTTAGTAATAGCCACATCAAAACATCTCTTGCTGGAGGCTGAAACCATCTTTTTTTACATAGGAGAAGAAAATCAACCTTTGCACAAGCTGACTGAGCTTTGGAAACCAACTGTTTCCATTTCCAATCTTTACTTTAGGGACTTGTATTGGTTCATGTCAAAAGACTAGGTTTGCAAGTTCTCTGGCATTTACTTCATACTGCCTTTTTATAAtggtacagtactgtacaatCACCTGTCCCTTAGTTCTGCATCTATCATACAGCACTCAGCACTTCATTCACTTACAGCCGGCATACCACAGGAAGTTTCCGACATTTGAGAATTTGTTGTTACAGAGGGCTGTGATTGGTGCTTGAAAGTTGCAAGCATGGGGACTAGTTTTTCAGTGCCAGTCAGCTGGTACAAGGAAGTGTCCTACTCACCCTGATACCGCAGCTTGTATTTGGCACTGGGTCTCCAGTCGGAGGAGGTGGTCTGCTCCTCAGGGAAGACCGCAGACGGACCCCTGGCATCCCGGGCACCTGACACCATTCCAGCAGCGTCACGCTGATGCCCAGGCACCTTGGGCTTGGTGGGTGCAGGTTTGTACCCGAGGGCCTCTGCAGGCACGCTGGTGGGGGCAGGAGGCTGGGCTGAGGGAGGGGGATGGCTGTCATCGGGGTGGTCAGTGCCAAACAGGTTGAGGAAGGTGGCGGCCATGTTAGGCTGGGTGCCCTGTGCGATGCGGCGCCCCGGCTTCTGCGGGGTGTACCCGTACCTGACGTCGAAGATATTCTCCCCACCTGGTGCTGACACAGGTGCGTCGTGCGTGAAAGCGGTGTCATGGTGTGATGGGTTAGTATCGTGATAGGAACCTTCGTCGCGGGCCCAAGCGTCTCCCCTTCCTGCCTGGTCTTCAGCGACATGGCGGCTCTTCCCTCCTGGTGCCCTGTCAAAGTTGTAGTCAGGTGCAGCCTTACCTCCATCATAGTAGACATCACCAGCATCGGGGAAGGACTGTGTGTCTGCATAGAGATCATCCTCCTTACCTTTCAGTTTCCTGGGCATCACCTGATCTGAGGGGCCGGGTTCCTTGAAGATGTCGCTGCTCATGCGATCCTTGGGCTTCCTTGTCGGCTCCTGTGCTGCTGCCTCGCCACGGAAGATGTCGGACCTCATCCTGTCTGACCTGGCCTGCTGCTGGGAGGCAGGGGCGCTGCCAGCGGTGCCGAAGATGTCCGACTGCATGCGAGTGTTGACTTTCCTGGACGGGGAGTCCGTCTCCACGGGTCCGAAGATGTTGGAGGCCGACCGTGTGTTGGACTTCTGGGGAGCGGTACTCTGGGCGTCACCTGCTGCTCCAAAGATGTTACTAGATGAACCACCAGGGGGCTGAAGGACCCTGCAGGAAAATTACAATGTCTTTTCAAGTTAAACATTGTGTCAATATTTCAAGATTCATCAAACTCTTACATGAAGGATGTACAATTATTAAACATGTTATAATCATAGCATAGAATTGAAGACAGTCATCGTGTAacagtactctcacctctcaaataaacgtaccggtacgtttattttttttcgcctcaagATCCGCCcgttattttcttattttagacggtacgtttattattttttgaaaaattgggaTTTTGCTAagcaggaatccctctaaaatcaaaattttaggtttttctgcccatgtttccccggtatttttgctagtaattcgctatttttcggcctagcggcgttgatttccccaccGCTATGACCCGAAATTTGTGAAATCCTGACGGAAatcgtaacgtatcggtcgatctcgctatgacattacaaagttaacgttattATTGGGGAAAAAAAGACGCAACACTGACATTTTACAATACcattttcatgtaaataactgtgacagtctctgtttacatcgtaaaccaaagtaCGCTGAATGTcgctgatcaaaaaacgtgtcGAGTGGAAACGTTAGATACTTGCACAGGGAAGAATGCGATGACCGCtttcggcagcgcggcggaagaataattcgttcacagaagatatattacacgtaaaaacaacaattataacttaacttcccttgtgatatgtgttttgaggccgcaaaatttaagaacggcacaaaacgagcggtaaacaacagcatgttttgccatcGAAACATGGCAGCGGCACCATCACgcgtggtgacagtaaaactagcagagAATTGCATAGTGTGGATTACGagtttaaaatgataccgtgaACCCGTGGATGATATTTTATATTCGGCAACAATAGACATAGAATTCTAGGGTTTGTATTTTTAAATAACCGTAAGATTCTCCCAATTTAGCGGTAAAGCGTcgtttctattgtcaacatgtaatcggtaaTTTAGTCGTATGTGCGGGCTGAAACGCTGTGCTATTTTTAccgtcgatctctgttcaatattgtgggctctACCGCGGGAaatcgaaatccgagcgtctcacaaaaactttgttcttgacgctatggagcaaaagtttatagacatagcccttttttgtgttcatgtttgtttcTTGGGGGGGGAGGgcaatgtctttagaaaatatgattatcgaattattttgattatatgtcagtaataataaatgataaatatccatgtacaacaatttttcttgatccaagtagaaaatgcatgtatcatgttcatttacacttgttgaatttgaaatcaCCGTCATagtggggaacctatgcccaatttttcaacatcactatgatatattttttttgatgtggcgaggaagatcataATATTAAACAAGATATGTACGTTACAGTTAGACTGTTCAATATCTAAcaataggtatggtcctcaggcatgATTGAATAAATACTAGTACAACCTACCTGTTTACTATCTTCTTTCCCTTCGACAGTCATGTGGCCACAGTTTACctgtcaatttggtaattttccggggggtacttttatttcagggggtacttatattagatattgaagatttgtccggggggtacttctattccaggggatacttctatttgagaggtgagagtaacgGACTGCACTGGTTGACTATTCTCTCATATAAGCAAACAACATAATTCTAGAAACATGCCCAGCATGTG
Protein-coding regions in this window:
- the LOC136436529 gene encoding uncharacterized protein isoform X2 — translated: MSGFQGSGFYSDKNSSRVLQPPGGSSSNIFGAAGDAQSTAPQKSNTRSASNIFGPVETDSPSRKVNTRMQSDIFGTAGSAPASQQQARSDRMRSDIFRGEAAAQEPTRKPKDRMSSDIFKEPGPSDQVMPRKLKGKEDDLYADTQSFPDAGDVYYDGGKAAPDYNFDRAPGGKSRHVAEDQAGRGDAWARDEGSYHDTNPSHHDTAFTHDAPVSAPGGENIFDVRYGYTPQKPGRRIAQGTQPNMAATFLNLFGTDHPDDSHPPPSAQPPAPTSVPAEALGYKPAPTKPKVPGHQRDAAGMVSGARDARGPSAVFPEEQTTSSDWRPSAKYKLRYQGENPMDGQTPAERPSTKVMQPPGGGSSFTLG
- the LOC136436529 gene encoding uncharacterized protein isoform X3 — its product is MSGFQGSGFYSDKNSSRVLQPPGGSSSNIFGAAGDAQSTAPQKSNTRSASNIFGPVETDSPSRKVNTRMQSDIFGTAGSAPASQQQARSDRMRSDIFRGEAAAQEPTRKPKDRMSSDIFKEPGPSDQVMPRKLKGKEDDLYADTQSFPDAGDVYYDGGKAAPDYNFDRAPGGKSRHVAEDQAGRGDAWARDEGSYHDTNPSHHDTAFTHDAPVSAPGGENIFDVRYGYTPQKPGRRIAQGTQPNMAATFLNLFGTDHPDDSHPPPSAQPPAPTSVPAEALGYKPAPTKPKVPGHQRDAAGMVSGARDARGPSAVFPEEQTTSSDWRPSAKYKLRYQGSSATVL
- the LOC136436529 gene encoding uncharacterized protein isoform X1, whose amino-acid sequence is MSGFQGSGFYSDKNSSRVLQPPGGSSSNIFGAAGDAQSTAPQKSNTRSASNIFGPVETDSPSRKVNTRMQSDIFGTAGSAPASQQQARSDRMRSDIFRGEAAAQEPTRKPKDRMSSDIFKEPGPSDQVMPRKLKGKEDDLYADTQSFPDAGDVYYDGGKAAPDYNFDRAPGGKSRHVAEDQAGRGDAWARDEGSYHDTNPSHHDTAFTHDAPVSAPGGENIFDVRYGYTPQKPGRRIAQGTQPNMAATFLNLFGTDHPDDSHPPPSAQPPAPTSVPAEALGYKPAPTKPKVPGHQRDAAGMVSGARDARGPSAVFPEEQTTSSDWRPSAKYKLRYQAALVNPITGATYASPDFDAPPITHDPPHTTNGTANGCDEGENPMDGQTPAERPSTKVMQPPGGGSSFTLG